The uncultured Desulfuromonas sp. genome has a segment encoding these proteins:
- the modD gene encoding ModD protein, producing MFVSQGMVEQWIEEDVPGLDLTSHLLKMAEVDARMTFTTRHETIVAGVMEAAGVFQRLGAEVEVSARSGQRLVADEPLMTVTGNAEVLHAGWRVALNLLEYAGGIATRTAQLVTEAQKEGIARICGTRKAFPGGRRISQQALIAGGGIPHRLGLGESVLIFAHHYELIGFERFLERLPAIKAAAPEKKIGVEVTSLQQASQVAARGADSVQLDKCSAAELKEMVAALKGDFPDLLVIAAGGIHGENVRAYAATGVDLLVTSWMYFGKPADISAKMTRC from the coding sequence GTGTTTGTAAGTCAAGGGATGGTGGAACAGTGGATTGAAGAGGATGTGCCGGGACTGGATCTGACCTCACATTTACTTAAGATGGCCGAGGTCGATGCCCGGATGACGTTTACAACGCGTCATGAGACCATCGTGGCCGGCGTGATGGAGGCGGCAGGGGTGTTTCAACGTCTCGGCGCCGAGGTTGAGGTGAGTGCGCGCAGCGGTCAGCGTCTGGTTGCCGACGAACCCCTGATGACGGTTACCGGCAATGCCGAGGTGTTGCATGCCGGCTGGCGGGTGGCTTTGAATCTGCTTGAATATGCTGGCGGCATTGCCACACGCACCGCCCAACTGGTGACGGAAGCGCAAAAGGAGGGAATCGCGCGGATCTGCGGCACCCGTAAGGCTTTTCCCGGTGGGCGGCGAATTTCGCAGCAGGCGTTGATTGCCGGGGGTGGCATTCCCCATCGACTTGGGCTCGGGGAAAGCGTGTTGATTTTTGCCCATCATTACGAATTGATCGGTTTTGAGCGTTTTCTCGAACGCCTTCCAGCCATCAAGGCTGCGGCCCCGGAGAAAAAAATCGGTGTCGAAGTGACCTCCCTGCAGCAGGCCAGTCAGGTTGCGGCCCGTGGTGCGGACAGCGTGCAACTGGATAAATGCAGCGCCGCGGAACTCAAAGAGATGGTGGCTGCGTTGAAAGGCGATTTTCCCGACCTGCTGGTGATTGCCGCCGGTGGTATTCATGGTGAAAATGTGCGCGCCTATGCGGCAACCGGTGTCGACCTGCTGGTGACCAGCTGGATGTATTTTGGCAAACCAGCGGATATCAGTGCAAAAATGACGCGCTGTTGA
- a CDS encoding ferritin family protein, whose amino-acid sequence MPEFGHPFSGLKQDRMLTHSELVRAIRFMVAAEYEAIQLYQQLAESTDNVLAQQVLIDIADEEKVHAGEFLRLLKELEPQEEQFYQEGAQEVEEEFLNGGAAGEAAPQASAGGQGLGIGSLKK is encoded by the coding sequence ATGCCTGAATTTGGACATCCTTTCAGTGGTTTGAAGCAGGACCGCATGTTGACGCATAGCGAGCTGGTGCGTGCGATCCGTTTTATGGTGGCCGCCGAATACGAAGCCATTCAACTCTATCAGCAGTTGGCGGAATCCACCGACAATGTGCTGGCTCAGCAGGTGCTCATCGACATTGCCGATGAGGAAAAAGTACACGCCGGAGAATTTCTCCGCCTGCTTAAAGAGCTGGAACCGCAGGAGGAGCAGTTTTATCAGGAAGGTGCCCAGGAGGTTGAAGAGGAATTTCTTAATGGCGGGGCTGCTGGAGAAGCGGCGCCACAGGCTTCAGCCGGCGGTCAGGGGCTGGGCATCGGCAGTTTAAAGAAATAG
- a CDS encoding IS4 family transposase, whose amino-acid sequence MKNSTPIFPGFHLQTLRRKPRTPQQKLAAELAVLKEKSFKQVGEIFERFIPYNLLKPARSGVMSRRRLFSKENTFWAFFSQVLDSDGGCKEVIRKLQSYASIKGSKIPSSSTASYCTARKKLDEDMLCEIFEHTANQLDQFPESGLLANRRVIVVDGTGVSMPDTQANQHLWPQSSLLKAGCSFPSARICACFSLQSGALLSYEIGNKKTNELPLLRKQWRTFRPGDIFLGDKGFCSYFDIAELRKQKVDSVLTLARRAPVRATKCLKEFGENDRLITWERPKYMKRLSYSREQWELLPDELMLRQIKVAVQYPGFRTQSFYIITTLLDPIKYPAQSIAKLYYKRWDVELFFRDIKTTMGMDVLRCRTPEMIRKEIMMYFIAYNCIRRLMYEAAEEADIDVRVVSFKGSLQALRSWESHLNQVQISKMERYRLVSDLYAAMTNVPIRQRPGRSEPRCIKRRPKNYQRMTAPRHEIEVIPHRNQYRATQA is encoded by the coding sequence ATGAAGAATTCAACGCCTATATTCCCTGGATTTCACCTGCAAACATTACGACGTAAACCACGCACACCACAACAGAAACTTGCTGCTGAGTTAGCTGTATTAAAAGAAAAGTCGTTTAAGCAGGTTGGTGAAATCTTTGAACGATTTATCCCCTATAACCTGCTAAAACCTGCAAGATCCGGTGTCATGAGTCGCAGAAGGCTTTTCTCCAAAGAGAACACATTCTGGGCTTTTTTTAGCCAAGTGTTGGATTCAGACGGTGGTTGCAAAGAAGTGATTCGGAAGTTGCAGTCCTATGCTTCCATAAAGGGTAGCAAGATCCCCTCGTCGTCGACAGCTTCGTATTGTACGGCTCGCAAAAAGCTCGATGAAGACATGCTCTGTGAGATATTTGAGCATACAGCTAATCAACTTGATCAGTTCCCAGAATCCGGCCTGCTTGCAAATCGGCGCGTGATTGTTGTTGATGGAACGGGTGTGAGTATGCCGGATACCCAGGCTAATCAGCACTTATGGCCTCAGTCTTCTCTGCTCAAAGCAGGCTGCAGCTTCCCATCAGCCCGCATCTGCGCCTGCTTTTCATTGCAAAGCGGAGCGTTGCTCAGCTATGAGATTGGCAACAAAAAGACAAATGAACTGCCCCTGTTACGTAAGCAGTGGAGAACATTCAGACCCGGAGATATTTTCCTAGGAGACAAAGGATTTTGTAGCTATTTCGATATCGCCGAGTTGAGGAAACAGAAGGTGGACAGCGTTCTCACGCTGGCGCGAAGAGCACCCGTCAGGGCAACAAAATGCCTTAAAGAATTTGGGGAAAATGATCGCTTGATCACATGGGAACGACCAAAATATATGAAGAGATTATCCTACTCAAGAGAGCAGTGGGAACTCTTGCCTGATGAGCTAATGTTGCGTCAAATCAAGGTGGCGGTCCAATATCCAGGATTTAGAACGCAGAGCTTTTACATCATCACGACTTTGCTTGACCCCATAAAATACCCAGCGCAATCGATCGCGAAACTCTATTACAAGCGATGGGATGTTGAACTGTTTTTCCGTGACATAAAAACAACTATGGGCATGGATGTTTTGCGTTGCCGAACGCCTGAGATGATCCGCAAAGAGATCATGATGTATTTTATCGCCTACAACTGCATCCGCAGGTTGATGTATGAGGCGGCAGAAGAGGCCGATATTGATGTTCGCGTTGTCAGCTTTAAAGGGAGTTTACAGGCTTTACGTAGCTGGGAATCGCACCTGAATCAGGTGCAAATCAGCAAGATGGAACGCTACCGGCTCGTTAGTGATTTGTACGCTGCAATGACCAATGTCCCAATTAGGCAAAGGCCGGGCAGGAGTGAACCTCGATGTATAAAACGACGACCTAAAAATTACCAACGAATGACGGCACCAAGACACGAAATAGAGGTGATTCCTCATCGTAACCAATATCGTGCTACACAGGCTTAA
- a CDS encoding F0F1 ATP synthase subunit gamma has protein sequence MSDTLLGLQRKINSATDLAGVVRTMKALAASSISQYEEAVTSLRHYSHTVDLGLSACLRALPPHFKDEQKAPEATMVLIFGSDQGLVGQFNESLVDFAVKKLAQDKPRRLIAVGERIAGQLESHGRPADHVYRTPTSVDSITELGIDMQLDNADLGQLPQRHGFLVFYNAPHLGATYHPRMRTILPLDRAWQEKLSQLAWPSSALPEIYGPLNTTFAALMQEYLFISFFQACAESLASENICRLTAMQRAEKNIQEQLDGLERTYHRRRQDTIDAELFDVTFGFEQLNHESR, from the coding sequence ATGAGCGACACGCTGCTCGGCCTGCAACGCAAAATCAACAGTGCCACCGACCTCGCCGGTGTGGTGCGCACCATGAAAGCGTTGGCCGCCTCCAGTATCAGTCAATACGAGGAAGCCGTTACCTCATTGCGTCATTACAGCCATACCGTCGACCTGGGGCTCAGTGCCTGTCTGCGCGCTCTGCCGCCTCACTTTAAAGATGAACAAAAAGCGCCCGAGGCCACCATGGTGCTCATTTTCGGCTCAGACCAGGGGCTGGTCGGCCAATTCAATGAAAGCCTGGTCGATTTTGCCGTCAAAAAACTGGCTCAAGACAAACCGCGCCGCCTGATTGCTGTTGGCGAGCGTATTGCTGGGCAACTCGAATCTCACGGCCGGCCGGCCGACCACGTCTATCGCACGCCGACCAGTGTCGATTCCATCACCGAGTTGGGCATTGACATGCAGCTCGACAACGCCGATCTGGGACAGCTGCCACAGCGACACGGTTTTCTGGTGTTTTACAATGCGCCTCATCTTGGCGCCACCTATCATCCACGCATGCGCACGATACTGCCGCTGGATCGCGCCTGGCAGGAGAAACTCAGTCAACTCGCCTGGCCCTCCAGCGCATTACCGGAAATTTACGGTCCCCTGAATACAACCTTTGCTGCATTGATGCAGGAATATTTGTTTATCTCGTTTTTTCAGGCGTGCGCCGAATCCCTGGCCAGTGAAAACATCTGTCGTTTGACGGCCATGCAGCGGGCGGAAAAGAATATTCAGGAACAACTCGACGGTCTGGAACGGACGTACCACCGTCGCCGCCAGGACACCATTGATGCGGAACTGTTTGATGTCACCTTCGGTTTTGAGCAGCTCAATCATGAAAGTCGTTGA
- a CDS encoding EAL domain-containing protein, whose translation MSLLSAPDNPFKSGKQTDLKRRKRAAVIINIRWLLLIFVAVGCALVVAAIPFGADLNATHVAGLCLGLILFTLYNTGRHILSLSNCAPLWGDRFLLIIDTVLISVLIFFSGAEHSWLWPLYVLVAIEGTFVLRRSRDVIVISLLGALLFAAVLTVGSYGNVPQFNLHLLEGLGHHQTIDRILLWLWVCFLGCAATLIGTSFNSALSDESQETLSREHQLQRFVESAQDLIFAFDANNRIHYLNEAARQRLGVDCSGPPLHMDQILDEAELPRWNSKTCLLTLGTSFEPTVFHLRNEAGHELPVDCRISTAADGGPTLHWVVCRDLSAQLENEKRLYNLSNFDQLTGLTNRQEFSERATDAMRQTKRLQQQMALALISIDHLKVINETLSTEVGDSLLREFSVRLSQGVRETDLVGRLSGNQFAVAFTNIDSIQTIDQVMTKLRKKLSQPMVIADQEMFVTFSAGLSLYPNDALSVETLLKKANSARYYVRAHGGNKHQFYAPEMDEDIKNRLEMINGLHNALVREELQLCYQPKVNLGDAEFHSVEALLRWSHPTLGQVSPNDFIPMAEESGMIGELTLWVLRQACLQVHAWQQQGLLPIRVAVNVSGHQLQSSDFITQLTDLLDETQLDPQWLEIEITESVLMQSPTAAIATLKKLRNLGIHLAIDDFGTGYSSLAYLKRFPVHSLKIDRSFIKDIEQSERYATITSSIIEMGKSLHLTVIAEGVETLGQMAFLKEQNCDEIQGFLYSMPVHADEIVRLKTNLQDQTCPLAAIAAS comes from the coding sequence ATGTCCCTATTGTCCGCCCCCGACAATCCATTTAAAAGCGGCAAACAGACGGATTTAAAACGCCGTAAACGTGCCGCGGTTATCATCAATATCCGCTGGTTACTGCTGATTTTTGTTGCGGTGGGCTGTGCGCTGGTGGTTGCGGCAATCCCCTTCGGCGCTGATCTTAATGCGACCCATGTCGCCGGTCTGTGTCTGGGGCTGATCCTGTTTACACTGTACAATACCGGGCGTCACATCCTCAGCCTGTCAAATTGCGCCCCTCTCTGGGGGGACCGATTTCTGTTGATCATCGATACCGTGCTGATCAGCGTGTTGATTTTTTTCAGCGGTGCCGAGCACAGCTGGCTATGGCCGTTGTATGTCCTTGTTGCCATTGAGGGCACCTTTGTGTTGCGGCGGTCACGCGACGTGATTGTCATCAGTCTGCTCGGCGCACTACTGTTCGCAGCAGTGCTGACTGTCGGCAGTTATGGCAACGTACCGCAGTTCAACCTGCACCTGCTCGAAGGCCTGGGTCATCATCAGACGATCGACCGGATTCTGCTGTGGCTGTGGGTCTGTTTTCTCGGTTGTGCGGCCACGTTGATCGGCACCTCATTCAACTCAGCCCTCTCCGATGAATCGCAGGAGACGCTGTCGCGAGAGCACCAGTTGCAGCGTTTTGTCGAAAGTGCCCAAGATCTGATTTTTGCCTTTGATGCGAACAACCGGATCCACTACCTCAATGAAGCGGCGCGCCAACGCCTCGGCGTTGACTGCTCCGGCCCGCCCCTGCACATGGACCAGATTCTTGACGAGGCCGAGCTGCCGCGCTGGAACAGTAAAACATGCCTGCTCACCCTGGGCACCTCTTTTGAACCAACCGTATTTCACCTGCGCAACGAAGCAGGCCATGAGCTGCCGGTGGATTGCCGAATCAGCACCGCCGCCGATGGTGGACCAACACTTCACTGGGTGGTGTGTCGCGACCTGTCGGCCCAGCTCGAAAATGAAAAACGCCTTTACAACCTGTCTAACTTTGACCAGCTGACCGGGTTGACCAATCGTCAGGAGTTTTCAGAACGCGCAACCGACGCCATGCGCCAGACCAAACGCCTGCAACAGCAGATGGCTCTGGCTCTGATCTCCATCGATCATCTCAAAGTGATCAATGAAACCCTGTCCACGGAAGTCGGTGACAGTCTGCTGCGTGAATTCAGCGTTCGCCTGAGCCAGGGGGTGCGCGAAACCGATCTGGTCGGTCGGCTCTCCGGCAATCAGTTCGCTGTGGCGTTCACCAATATTGACAGCATCCAAACGATCGACCAGGTGATGACCAAACTGCGCAAAAAGCTCAGCCAACCGATGGTGATCGCGGATCAGGAGATGTTCGTCACCTTCAGTGCCGGCCTCAGCCTTTATCCCAACGATGCACTGAGTGTTGAAACCTTGCTTAAAAAAGCCAACAGTGCCCGCTATTACGTCCGGGCCCACGGTGGCAATAAACATCAGTTCTATGCCCCTGAAATGGATGAAGACATCAAGAATCGCCTGGAAATGATCAACGGCTTGCACAATGCGCTGGTGCGTGAGGAGCTGCAGCTTTGCTACCAGCCCAAGGTCAATCTGGGCGACGCCGAATTTCACTCCGTGGAAGCTCTGTTGCGTTGGAGCCACCCCACCCTCGGCCAAGTGTCGCCGAATGATTTTATCCCCATGGCCGAGGAATCGGGCATGATCGGCGAATTAACCCTGTGGGTTCTGCGTCAGGCCTGCCTGCAGGTCCATGCCTGGCAGCAGCAAGGGCTGCTGCCGATCCGTGTCGCGGTCAACGTCTCCGGCCATCAGCTGCAAAGCAGCGATTTCATCACCCAGCTGACGGATCTGCTTGATGAAACCCAGCTTGATCCACAATGGCTGGAAATCGAGATCACCGAATCGGTGTTGATGCAAAGCCCGACAGCCGCGATTGCCACGTTGAAAAAACTGAGAAATCTCGGCATACACCTGGCCATCGATGATTTCGGCACCGGCTACTCATCTCTGGCCTATCTCAAACGGTTCCCGGTGCATTCACTGAAAATCGATCGCTCCTTTATCAAGGATATCGAGCAGAGCGAACGCTACGCCACCATTACGTCATCGATTATCGAAATGGGCAAATCCCTCCATCTGACCGTCATTGCCGAAGGTGTGGAAACCCTTGGTCAGATGGCCTTTCTCAAAGAGCAGAACTGCGATGAGATTCAAGGCTTCCTCTACAGCATGCCGGTCCATGCCGATGAGATTGTCCGTTTGAAAACCAATCTGCAGGACCAGACCTGCCCACTGGCTGCCATTGCCGCCTCATGA
- a CDS encoding CDGSH iron-sulfur domain-containing protein gives MSKMNTDAGMPIALTLEPGTYYRCTCGKSQNLPFCDGHHQGGKSVPLQFEITEKKKVYLCSCGKSANQPFCDGHCEIDLSLL, from the coding sequence ATGTCAAAAATGAATACCGACGCCGGAATGCCGATTGCCCTGACTCTGGAGCCCGGCACCTACTATCGTTGTACCTGTGGAAAATCACAAAACCTGCCGTTCTGTGACGGCCATCATCAGGGTGGGAAAAGCGTGCCGCTGCAGTTTGAAATCACGGAAAAGAAAAAGGTTTATTTGTGCAGTTGCGGTAAGAGCGCCAATCAGCCGTTTTGTGACGGCCATTGCGAAATCGATCTGTCGTTGTTGTAA
- a CDS encoding enoyl-CoA hydratase-related protein: MTTSNLLVDCRDQVARITINRPDAMNALNPPTAVELTQTIKDLECSPDAKVIVLTGQGQKAFCAGGDVALMRTLGPAEARKVALTVAELFHTIESSPRVVIAAVNGYALGGGCELAMACDLRLAAEKAQLGQPEINLGIFPGWGGTQRLPRLIGVSRAKKLMFTGERITAEQAMAFGLVDEVVPGDELLEAAHALAVTIASKPQSAIRMIKQAVHQGMQMDLDKAIQYEAELFGMCFATKDKQEGMDAFFEKRPPHWQDC; encoded by the coding sequence ATGACAACATCCAATCTGTTGGTGGACTGCCGCGACCAGGTCGCCCGGATCACCATTAATCGCCCCGACGCCATGAATGCCCTCAATCCACCCACGGCCGTCGAGTTGACCCAGACCATCAAAGACTTGGAATGTTCACCGGACGCCAAGGTGATTGTCCTTACCGGACAGGGGCAAAAAGCGTTTTGCGCCGGTGGTGACGTGGCGTTGATGCGCACTCTGGGGCCAGCTGAAGCGCGCAAGGTCGCTTTGACCGTGGCGGAACTGTTTCATACCATCGAAAGCTCGCCGCGGGTGGTGATTGCCGCAGTTAACGGGTATGCCCTGGGCGGTGGTTGTGAACTGGCCATGGCCTGTGATCTGCGTCTGGCCGCGGAGAAGGCCCAGCTGGGGCAACCGGAGATCAATCTGGGCATCTTTCCCGGTTGGGGGGGCACGCAACGCCTGCCGCGCCTGATTGGTGTCAGCCGGGCCAAAAAACTGATGTTTACCGGGGAACGGATCACGGCCGAGCAAGCCATGGCGTTCGGCCTGGTTGATGAGGTGGTGCCCGGCGACGAATTGCTCGAAGCGGCCCACGCCCTGGCCGTGACCATCGCGTCGAAACCGCAATCCGCCATCCGCATGATCAAACAGGCCGTTCACCAGGGCATGCAGATGGATCTCGATAAGGCGATCCAGTACGAAGCCGAATTGTTCGGCATGTGCTTCGCCACCAAGGACAAGCAGGAAGGGATGGACGCCTTTTTCGAAAAACGACCGCCGCACTGGCAAGATTGCTGA
- a CDS encoding IS256 family transposase has protein sequence MTKPNIPFDMDAALQALREGKDLTGKDGVLTPLIKQLTEAAMQAELDAHLDQEETPNRKNGSSSKTVKSVSGSFELDTPRDRANTFEPQLVKKHQTQLTDELERKIIALFSLGTSYQDIRSHIADMYGISVSNGTISAVTDKLLPELQAWRERDLEPVYPILWLDAIHYKIKENGRYVSKAVYTILALNIEGKKELLGLYLSDQEGAHHWLSVLTDLHNRGVEDILIACVDGLKGFPEAIETIYPHTEIQHCVIHQIRNSIKYVASKNQKAFMADLKCVYKAVTLNAAEIALDELDAKWGDKYPMVIKSWRSKWPTLSNYFKYPADVRTAIYTTNAVEAVHRQFRKLTKTKGGFANENSLLKLLYAGILKASERWTHPIQNWNLTLAQLTIHFPDRLEKYLSL, from the coding sequence ATGACTAAGCCAAACATCCCCTTCGATATGGACGCCGCCTTACAGGCTCTGCGTGAAGGCAAAGACCTCACGGGTAAAGATGGCGTTTTAACACCATTGATCAAGCAACTCACCGAAGCAGCCATGCAAGCGGAGCTTGACGCGCATTTGGACCAGGAAGAGACGCCAAACCGCAAGAATGGCTCATCTTCCAAAACAGTCAAATCCGTCTCCGGCAGCTTTGAGCTGGACACACCCAGGGATCGCGCGAATACATTCGAACCGCAGTTGGTGAAAAAGCATCAAACACAGTTAACCGATGAGTTGGAGCGCAAAATCATCGCGCTGTTTTCTCTCGGCACCAGCTATCAGGACATCCGTAGCCACATTGCCGATATGTACGGTATCTCTGTCTCCAACGGCACCATCAGCGCCGTAACCGATAAGCTGTTACCCGAACTACAGGCATGGCGTGAACGCGATCTGGAGCCGGTTTATCCGATTCTTTGGCTCGACGCAATTCATTACAAGATCAAGGAGAATGGCCGTTATGTCAGCAAGGCCGTCTACACCATTCTGGCTCTGAACATTGAGGGCAAGAAAGAGCTTCTCGGTCTCTATCTTTCCGATCAGGAGGGCGCTCATCACTGGTTGAGCGTCCTGACCGATTTACACAATCGTGGTGTGGAGGATATCTTGATCGCCTGTGTCGATGGACTCAAGGGCTTTCCCGAAGCCATCGAAACCATCTACCCGCATACGGAAATCCAGCACTGCGTGATTCATCAGATCCGCAATTCCATCAAGTACGTGGCCTCTAAAAACCAGAAAGCTTTTATGGCGGATTTGAAGTGTGTCTATAAGGCTGTAACCCTCAATGCTGCCGAGATCGCCTTGGATGAACTGGACGCCAAATGGGGCGACAAGTATCCAATGGTGATCAAGTCCTGGCGTAGTAAATGGCCGACGTTGTCCAACTATTTCAAATATCCAGCTGACGTCAGAACCGCGATCTACACGACCAATGCCGTCGAAGCGGTTCACCGGCAGTTTCGCAAACTCACCAAAACCAAAGGCGGATTTGCCAACGAAAACAGTTTACTGAAATTGCTCTATGCGGGCATACTCAAGGCCAGCGAGCGGTGGACGCATCCCATCCAGAACTGGAATCTGACTCTGGCTCAGCTGACGATCCATTTTCCAGACCGACTCGAAAAATACCTCAGCCTATGA
- the trxC gene encoding thioredoxin TrxC → MSEPIHLICAACGAINRIPAERITAQPQCGRCHKSLFSGAPLTLGERSFQRYLDKDDLPLLVDFWAPWCGPCKAMAPEFAGAAGQLEPQLRLAKVNTEAEQGLAARYRIRSIPTLVLFKQGQEVNRHSGAMTAAQIIQWLKPQL, encoded by the coding sequence ATGTCTGAACCGATTCATCTGATTTGCGCCGCGTGTGGCGCGATCAACCGCATTCCAGCTGAACGCATTACGGCCCAGCCGCAATGTGGCCGCTGTCACAAGTCTTTGTTTTCAGGGGCGCCGTTGACACTCGGTGAGCGCAGTTTTCAGCGCTACCTGGATAAAGACGATCTGCCGTTGCTGGTGGACTTCTGGGCACCATGGTGTGGGCCGTGCAAAGCGATGGCTCCTGAATTTGCCGGAGCGGCCGGGCAACTGGAGCCGCAATTGCGGCTGGCCAAAGTTAATACCGAAGCGGAACAGGGATTAGCTGCCCGCTACCGGATTCGTTCCATTCCAACCCTGGTGCTGTTCAAACAGGGTCAGGAGGTCAACCGTCACAGTGGCGCCATGACCGCAGCACAGATCATTCAGTGGCTAAAACCGCAACTCTAA
- a CDS encoding phage protein Gp27 family protein — MLAQTSIHRLPIDIVIEVKKRLRARSSKQIEITKWLNDLGYDISNSSLNRYALKLEKEDKALGVDRELFASKDADIMALFEELSEIRAREAEIIALLQSAMIPTKESQ, encoded by the coding sequence ATGTTAGCACAAACCAGCATTCACAGGCTTCCGATCGATATCGTAATTGAAGTAAAGAAGCGTTTAAGGGCTAGATCTTCAAAGCAAATAGAAATTACTAAATGGCTAAATGATCTAGGATATGACATTTCAAACTCTTCACTTAATCGCTATGCTTTAAAACTTGAAAAAGAAGATAAGGCATTAGGAGTAGATAGAGAGCTTTTCGCGAGTAAAGATGCTGATATTATGGCTCTTTTTGAGGAATTGTCAGAGATTAGAGCAAGAGAGGCAGAAATTATTGCGCTATTGCAATCTGCAATGATCCCGACAAAAGAGAGCCAATAG
- a CDS encoding family 1 encapsulin nanocompartment shell protein, with translation MDLLRRELAPISPQGWSEIDTMARETLVANLSGRKFIDMDGPHGIGHACVTLGRLAVSKDSSDGNVGYGLHQVQPLMEARVNFSLETWELDNLERGAKDIQLDALVQACRDIALFEEKAIFQGFEPAAIAGLQDTVKGEEISLSLDMDVIVDAVSEGQTRMLKEGVEGGANLVVSPAIWKFLARSTPGGTLRSIIEKQIGGQVIYSELVKDALLVASRGGDVELTVGQDLSVGYHSHTASEIHLFITESFTFRVVAPEAVVGFTLV, from the coding sequence ATGGATTTATTACGTCGAGAACTCGCTCCCATCAGTCCGCAAGGGTGGAGTGAAATTGATACCATGGCCCGGGAAACCCTGGTGGCCAACCTTTCCGGACGTAAATTTATCGATATGGACGGCCCCCACGGCATCGGCCACGCCTGCGTTACACTTGGTCGTCTGGCCGTGAGCAAAGACAGCAGTGACGGCAATGTCGGTTACGGCCTTCATCAGGTCCAGCCGTTGATGGAGGCACGCGTCAATTTCAGCCTGGAAACCTGGGAGTTGGATAATCTGGAACGTGGTGCCAAAGATATTCAGCTCGATGCTCTGGTGCAGGCATGCCGTGATATTGCTCTGTTTGAGGAAAAAGCCATCTTTCAGGGCTTTGAACCGGCGGCCATTGCCGGTCTGCAGGATACGGTCAAGGGGGAGGAGATCTCCCTGTCTCTGGATATGGATGTGATTGTCGATGCCGTGTCCGAGGGGCAGACGCGCATGCTCAAGGAAGGGGTGGAAGGTGGCGCCAATCTGGTGGTCTCGCCAGCCATCTGGAAGTTCCTCGCCCGCAGCACGCCCGGCGGAACCCTGCGCTCGATCATTGAAAAACAGATCGGTGGCCAGGTGATCTATTCCGAGCTGGTCAAAGATGCCCTGCTGGTGGCCAGCCGGGGCGGCGATGTCGAGTTGACCGTCGGGCAGGATCTGTCGGTGGGCTACCACAGCCATACCGCCAGTGAAATTCATCTGTTCATCACCGAGTCGTTCACCTTCCGGGTGGTGGCGCCTGAAGCGGTCGTCGGCTTTACCCTGGTCTGA